A single Oryzias melastigma strain HK-1 linkage group LG24, ASM292280v2, whole genome shotgun sequence DNA region contains:
- the LOC112158387 gene encoding proline-rich nuclear receptor coactivator 1: MLDGAPTLGDEAVIGDVENNKPNAFIIFGNDRMNAGSKTKEALLKRGGWKLRAAVPLHHHHHHKPPRNCSTARLSDNHHNTSAMTGSSPSETPLPVGSHASPSVHHHVKQGPKKELLKPKSGRLERGSIQSGLQAPRTLSKHDQTGHTHKPKQNQTLSASPCAKKNDTRHPKKSPSSQHPQNREQKKPLHTSNNVKTLNPPADAPPDGEKTYAGAKFSEPPSPSVLPKPPSHWFGKNEAQQSNQSQEMTVHLKSLLKVQD; this comes from the exons ATGTTGGATGGAGCTCCTACACTCGGCGACGAAGCCGTCATCGGCGACGTCGAGAACAATAAGCCCAATGCGTTCATCATCTTCGGCAACGATCGGATGAACGCAGGAAGTAAAACGAAAGAGGCGCTGCTGAAGCGGGGAGGCTGGAAGCTGCGCGCCGCGGTGCCGctgcaccaccaccaccaccacaaacCCCCGAGGAACTGCTCGACCGCCCGCCTTTCTGACAACCACCACAACACCAGCGCCATGACGGGCTCCTCTCCGTCGGAAACCCCGCTTCCTGTCGGCTCTCACGCTTCACCGTCCGTACATCATCATGTCAAACAAGGACCCAAAAAAGAG CTACTAAAACCCAAAAGTGGCAGATTGGAGCGAGGGAGCATCCAATCCGGACTGCAGGCTCCTCGCACTCTATCCAAACACGACCAGACCGGCCACACCCACAAACCCAAGCAGAACCAAACGCTGTCCGCGTCGCCCTGCGCGAAGAAGAACGACACCCGGCATCCAAAGAAATCCCCGTCTTCCCAGCATCCCCAAAACCGCGAGCAGAAGAAACCCCTCCACACCTCAAACAACGTTAAGACGCTCAACCCTCCCGCCGACGCTCCACCAGACGGAGAGAAGACGTACGCCGGAGCCAAATTCAGCGAGCCGCCCTCGCCCAGCGTCCTCCCCAAACCCCCCAGCCACTGGTTTGGAAAAAACGAGGCACAACAGAGCAACCAAAGCCAGGAGATGACCGTGCACTTAAAGTCGCTCCTCAAGGTTCAGGATTAA